The Chryseobacterium geocarposphaerae genome window below encodes:
- a CDS encoding endo-1,4-beta-xylanase: MKKIAALLGILALTVSCKTASSASSKDSLKDAYKNKFYIGTAMSLPQIDGTDVKSDEIIKKQFSSIVAENCMKSMFIQPQEGKFFFGDADKFVEFGEKNKMFIIGHTLIWHSQLPRWFFVDKDGKDVSPEVLKQRMKSHISTLVGRYKGRVKGWDVVNEAIMEDGTYRKSKFYEILGEEFIPLAFQYAQEADPNAELYYNDYNEWFPEKVKTVTKIVKNLKSRGIRIDGVGMQTHVGLDNPKLEEYEKAITDYAAAGVKINVTEMEISALPSPWGTSANVSDKVEYEAKMNPYTKGLPENVTKEWENRYLDFFRLFLKHQDKIRRVTLWGVTDNQSWKNDFPVKGRTDYPLPFNRNYQAKPVVEKIIELTK; the protein is encoded by the coding sequence ATGAAAAAAATAGCCGCATTATTAGGAATTTTAGCCTTGACCGTTTCCTGCAAAACAGCAAGTTCGGCATCCTCAAAAGATTCCCTGAAAGATGCCTACAAAAATAAATTCTACATCGGAACCGCAATGAGCCTTCCGCAAATTGACGGAACTGATGTAAAATCGGATGAGATTATCAAAAAACAATTCAGTTCCATTGTTGCGGAAAACTGTATGAAATCAATGTTTATCCAACCTCAGGAAGGAAAATTTTTCTTTGGCGATGCAGACAAATTTGTAGAATTCGGAGAAAAGAATAAAATGTTCATCATTGGTCACACGTTGATTTGGCATTCTCAATTACCAAGATGGTTTTTCGTAGACAAAGATGGAAAAGATGTTTCGCCTGAAGTTCTGAAACAGAGAATGAAAAGCCATATTTCAACGTTGGTCGGCAGATACAAAGGTCGTGTAAAAGGTTGGGATGTAGTAAACGAAGCCATTATGGAAGACGGAACGTACCGCAAAAGCAAATTTTACGAAATTCTGGGCGAAGAATTTATTCCGCTCGCTTTCCAATATGCGCAGGAAGCTGACCCGAATGCCGAACTTTATTACAACGATTATAACGAATGGTTTCCGGAAAAAGTAAAAACCGTTACCAAAATTGTTAAAAATCTAAAATCCAGAGGAATCAGAATCGATGGAGTCGGAATGCAGACCCACGTTGGATTGGACAATCCAAAACTTGAAGAATACGAAAAAGCAATCACCGATTACGCAGCGGCAGGAGTAAAAATCAACGTTACCGAAATGGAAATCAGCGCACTGCCTTCACCGTGGGGAACTTCAGCCAACGTTTCCGACAAAGTAGAGTATGAGGCGAAAATGAATCCTTACACCAAAGGATTACCTGAAAATGTGACAAAAGAATGGGAAAACCGTTATCTGGATTTCTTCAGACTGTTCCTGAAACATCAGGATAAAATCAGACGAGTGACTTTGTGGGGCGTAACCGACAACCAGTCCTGGAAAAACGATTTCCCTGTAAAAGGCAGAACCGATTATCCATTGCCATTCAACAGAAATTACCAGGCAAAACCTGTCGTTGAGAAAATCATTGAATTAACTAAATAA
- a CDS encoding glycoside hydrolase family 43 protein encodes MNKAKYLFPSDYMADPSVHVFEGKLYIYPSHDRESGIEENDNGDHFDMNDYHVFSLDDVENGEVTDHGVVLSVKDIPWSGRQLWDCDVAFKNGKYYMYFPLKDKNDIFRIGVAVSDKPYGPFIPEKHPMMGSYSIDPCLFEDNGKHYMYFGGIWGGQLQRYRNNKALESAILPADNEPAISSKVVVLSDDMLEFGEEPKDVVILDENGNPLLHGDKHRFFEASWMHKYNGKYYFSYSTGDTHLICYATGDNPYGPFTFQGEILTPVVGWTTHHSIVEFKGKWYLFFHDSVPSGGRTWLRSMKVIEIEYDNDGKIKTIEGLEDNQ; translated from the coding sequence ATGAACAAAGCAAAATACCTTTTCCCAAGCGATTATATGGCAGATCCTTCCGTACACGTTTTTGAAGGAAAACTTTACATTTATCCATCCCACGACCGTGAAAGCGGCATCGAAGAAAATGACAACGGCGACCATTTCGATATGAATGATTATCACGTTTTCTCCCTTGATGATGTGGAAAATGGCGAAGTGACGGACCACGGTGTTGTTCTTTCGGTGAAGGATATTCCTTGGTCGGGAAGACAGCTGTGGGATTGCGATGTAGCCTTCAAAAATGGCAAATATTATATGTATTTCCCTTTGAAAGATAAGAACGATATTTTCAGAATCGGCGTTGCGGTGAGCGATAAACCTTACGGACCTTTCATTCCGGAAAAACATCCGATGATGGGAAGTTACAGCATCGATCCTTGTCTTTTTGAGGATAACGGAAAGCACTATATGTATTTTGGAGGAATCTGGGGCGGACAATTGCAACGTTACAGAAATAACAAAGCATTGGAATCTGCCATTCTTCCTGCCGATAATGAGCCTGCCATTTCATCAAAAGTAGTAGTGTTAAGCGATGATATGCTGGAATTTGGAGAAGAGCCGAAAGATGTTGTGATTTTGGACGAAAACGGAAATCCTCTACTTCACGGCGATAAGCATCGTTTTTTTGAAGCATCCTGGATGCATAAATACAACGGTAAATATTACTTTTCATATTCCACAGGAGACACCCATTTGATTTGTTACGCAACAGGTGATAATCCTTACGGTCCGTTCACTTTTCAGGGGGAAATTTTGACGCCTGTTGTGGGTTGGACCACACATCACAGCATTGTGGAATTTAAAGGGAAATGGTATCTGTTTTTCCACGATTCTGTTCCAAGCGGCGGAAGAACGTGGCTAAGAAGTATGAAGGTTATTGAAATTGAATACGATAACGACGGTAAAATTAAAACGATTGAAGGACTGGAAGACAATCAATAG